The Porites lutea chromosome 4, jaPorLute2.1, whole genome shotgun sequence genome contains a region encoding:
- the LOC140934500 gene encoding adenosine receptor A3-like yields MPGIAANADKRVNSYPCSDAQNARREVSASLADNGEPRCTAELTGEVKHELIFLLVVNISVSITAFLGNTLILVALKKESSLHPPSKLLYRNLAITDLCVGVIAEPVYVAYFMSVLSDKWDICFYVNLLSFFTGFVFSAVSLLTLAVISVDRLLALLLGLRYRQVVTLKRTLMTLIVGWILSIVGTLTYLWDPIVTSWCIKVGLPVCLVTSFVCYVKIFFILRHNQIQVLDHFPQRQENQPIPFNIARYRKAVSAALWVQTTLVVSYLPFLITEALKHQRGMLLSLYLAREFTITLVHLNSSLNSSLYCWKIREVRQAVKDTIKDLLCSSPN; encoded by the coding sequence AACGGCGAACCGCGGTGCACGGCCGAGTTAACTGGAGAAGTAAAACATGAGCTAATCTTTCTCTTGGTGGTTAATATTTCTGTGTCCATTACTGCATTTCTagggaacactctgatcctagtgGCTCTGAAGAAAGAAtcttcacttcatccgccgtccaaactcctgtatcgtaacctagcgataactgatctctgtgtcgGTGTGATTGCAGAGCCTGTTTATGTTGCCTACTTTATGTCCGTGCTAAGCGATAAATGGGATATTTGCTTTTACGTGAATTTGTTAAGTTTTTTCACGGGCTTTGTTTTTAGTGCCGTTTCATTGTTAACATTGGCTgtaataagcgtggacagacttctcgccctgTTACTGGGGTtgagatacagacaagttgtaactttgaaaagaacactTATGACCCTAATTGTTGGTTGGATTCTGTCCATTGTAGGTACATTGACTTACCTTTGGGATCctattgtgacgtcatggtGCATCAAGGTAGGCTTACCTGTTTGTCTCGTCACCTCATTTGTCTGTTACGTCAAGATTTTCTTTATtctgcgtcataaccaaatCCAAGTGCTGGACCACTTTCCTCAAAGACAGGAGAACCAACCAATTCCGTTTAACATAGcgcgatacagaaaggcagtgtccGCTGCATTGTGGGTGCAGACGACATTGGTTGTTTCTTATCTGCCGTTCCTTATAACCGAAGCTTTGAAACATCAGCGAGGGATGCTACTATCGCTTTACCTTGCAAGGGAATTTACAATTACCTTAGTTCATTTAAACTCCTCTTTAAACTCATCGCTGTACTGTTGGAAGATTAGAGAAGTAAGGCAAGCTGTGAAGGATACCATTAAAGACCTTTTATGTTCATCGCCAAATTAG